The genomic region CTTTAAAGCGCCGCATGTGGTTGTGGTGGTGCCTGATGAATGCCAGTCAAAACCAATTACACATGATAAAGCCTGGAACCAGTAAGGATCTGATATACGTCTTAAAAATTCATCTGTGTCGTATTCATATAAAATCACGTCAAGAATACCTTCTGTAAGCTTCACCATTCTATTAAATAGCCATCTTGGTGCATGTCCTCCATGTAAAGGAAGATTTGCCACTCCGCTTCTTGCCTGCATTTTTCTCAGTCTCTAATTTCTATATTTAAATTATAAAATAAAGGATTATCCCGAGAGCATCTGAAAAGTAATCAAAATATATTAAAAATAAAAGTTAATACTTAAAAAAAATATGGAATTTAACGCTTGGATACTTCAATCATTCGTTCTACAGCACTTCTTGCTTTATCAGCGATTTCTTCATCCACTTTTACTACAAATTCTTCATTTAAAAGAGAATTTTTAACTTTTTCAAGGGTGTGAAGCTTCATGGTTTCACATATGGCTTCTGATAATGCTGGAAGTATGGTTTTATCTGGATTTTCCCGTCTAAGTCGGGTTACCATATCCACCTCAGTTCCAATTATGAATGTTTTTTTAGATGACTCTTTGACATGATTAACCATGCCACCAGTGCTTAAAACATAATCTGCCATTTCCTGGATTTCAGGATTGCACTCAGGATGTACAAGTATCTCTGCATCAGGATATTTCTCCCTTAAAAAGAAGATATCTCCTGTAAACATTTTATGGACATAACAGTGCCCTCCTTCAGGAATAGGAATTATTTCCTTATCTGTAAAGCCAGATACATATGATGCAAGGTTCATATCCGGTCCAAAGAGTATTCTGTCCTCATCAAGACTCTCCACAATTTTTACTGCATTTGATGAAGTGCATAGAATATCTGCCTCTGCTTTTGCCTCTGCAAGAGTATTAACATATAAAACAACTGCTGCATCTCTAAATCTTTGTTTAGCTTTTCTAACTTCGCTTGCAGGGAGCATATGAGCCATTGGACATTCCGCCTGAGTATCTGGAATCAATATTTTTTTATCAGGATTTAATATTGCTGCAGTTTCTGCCATGAAATCAACACCGCAGAAAACTACCATATCCTTATCTTCTATTTCTGATGCCTTTATACAAAGTTCAAGAGAATCGCCCATAAAATCTGCAATTTCCTGTATATCCTCTGTTTGGTAGTTATGGGCCAGTATAATTGCATTTTTCTCTTCTTTTAGCTGTATAATTTCCTTTTGCAGATGGTTTAACATAAAATCGCCTTCAATAAGTAATAATTAAAATCAATAATTCGGTGCTTAACAAAACTTAATCTAAATATATCTATTTGCATTTATATAATAAATACTAAATTCTTTTCATATTTTTGTTCAAAATTATTCTTCTCTGCTAATGGTTAATTTTAGACTTAAACATAAAGCCCATTCACTATAAATTTTAAATAAATACTTGAGATACTATCATAAAATAAAAAAAGAATAAATAAAAGCATTATGACTTTTTAAATCAACAAATTCATTTAAACTTCATCTACCTCTGCGCCAACCAGAGCATATTTACATGGACATTCTCTTTCTGCAGGAGTTCTGGCTATAGCATTGTAGATCAGATTAACTAAATCCTCTTTTTTATCCTCGACAATCTCAAATACTTCTTTTATCGTTAGTTTTGTGGGAGATATCGATGCAGCATAATTTGATACCATGCAAACACTGGCATAACATATTTGAAGTTCTCTTGCAAGTATAGCTTCAGGTATTCCAGTCATTCCAACCACACTACCTCCAAGCTGCTTGAACATTTTTATTTCAGCTGCTGTTTCAAATCTTGGGCCTTCAGTACAAACATAAACCCCCTTATCCACCACATCACCTGCTGAAATCAAATAATTTCTTAAATCATGACAGTAAGGTTCAGTAATATCAATATGAACTGTCTTTTTATCATAAAATGTGCTCTGCCTTAATTTTGTAAAATCGAGAAAATCATTGGGAACTAATAAATCACCAGGTTTAATGGATATTTCAAGAGAACCCACAGCATTAGTAGCTATTATCCTTTGAACGCCCAGCTGCCCCATTGCATATAAATTAGCCCTGTAATTTATCATATGAGGAGGATATTCATGTCCTTTAGCATGTCTTGGCATGAATGCAACATCTTTATCATTTAATTTGAATATATTAATTTCTGGAGACTTTCCATAGGGTGTTTCAATTACCCTGGTTTCGATTCTGTCCCCCATTTCAACTATTTCGTATATACCTGTTCCA from Methanobacterium sp. harbors:
- the mtnP gene encoding S-methyl-5'-thioadenosine phosphorylase; amino-acid sequence: MIGIIGGTGIYEIVEMGDRIETRVIETPYGKSPEINIFKLNDKDVAFMPRHAKGHEYPPHMINYRANLYAMGQLGVQRIIATNAVGSLEISIKPGDLLVPNDFLDFTKLRQSTFYDKKTVHIDITEPYCHDLRNYLISAGDVVDKGVYVCTEGPRFETAAEIKMFKQLGGSVVGMTGIPEAILARELQICYASVCMVSNYAASISPTKLTIKEVFEIVEDKKEDLVNLIYNAIARTPAERECPCKYALVGAEVDEV
- the nadA gene encoding quinolinate synthase, whose product is MLNHLQKEIIQLKEEKNAIILAHNYQTEDIQEIADFMGDSLELCIKASEIEDKDMVVFCGVDFMAETAAILNPDKKILIPDTQAECPMAHMLPASEVRKAKQRFRDAAVVLYVNTLAEAKAEADILCTSSNAVKIVESLDEDRILFGPDMNLASYVSGFTDKEIIPIPEGGHCYVHKMFTGDIFFLREKYPDAEILVHPECNPEIQEMADYVLSTGGMVNHVKESSKKTFIIGTEVDMVTRLRRENPDKTILPALSEAICETMKLHTLEKVKNSLLNEEFVVKVDEEIADKARSAVERMIEVSKR